One window from the genome of Asterias rubens chromosome 11, eAstRub1.3, whole genome shotgun sequence encodes:
- the LOC117296901 gene encoding phosphomethylethanolamine N-methyltransferase-like, which produces MYVAQRGYTLYTPEQYGKLLEEAGFVSVNAEDRTWQFIEALEGEKTRVENNKEEFMKDFSEDDFKYLIDGWTNKLIRTKAGDQKWGLFLAEKNKAKET; this is translated from the exons ATGTACGTTGCTCAGCGTGGTTACACTCTGTATACCCCAGAACAATACGGAAAG CTGCTCGAAGAAGCTGGTTTCGTGAGTGTGAACGCAGAGGATCGAACCTGGCAATTCATTGAGGCCTTGGAAGGAGAGAAAACCAGAGTCGAGAACAACAAAGAGGAATTCATGAAG GATTTCAGCGAGGATGATTTCAAGTACTTGATTGACGGATGGACCAACAAGCTGATTCGGACCAAAGCTGGGGACCAGAAATGGGGACTCTTCTTAGCTGAGAAGAACAAGGCCAAGGAAACTTAA